From Deinococcus aquaticus, one genomic window encodes:
- the mutS gene encoding DNA mismatch repair protein MutS: protein MRAQNVLKGTGSGALPPMLEQYVRMRDEVAAQLPHALLLFQVGDFYETFGEDAERAARLLGLALTHKSSRDFSTPMAGIPLRALDGHVERLLAAGVCVAVADQVEEPGSGLVDRKVTQLLTPGTVTEERHLGADENYLAAVATGDGYALALLDVSTGEFRCAAFHTRLALYDELSRWRAREVLLAPELSGNAALLADFQARFPVMLSPATFDEDAAHAELLTVLGEVSPELASAALRRACGAVLGYARVTQQGRLDMVRRVVRFEPGAHMRLPDAAVRALELFTAQSPQGRTLTDTLGHTRTAGGRRRLRAWLRAPLLDELSIRARLDSVEALTRAPDLRGAARSLLYRAHDLERLAARVATRRATPREVASLARTLDLLPEAAALLDTQGGLLGSVRTRLTGLPDVVTRIRAALVDEPPIRAGDGGLIRDGFHAELDELRGAAIGHRAWLAELEVSERARTGIPSLKVGFNSVFGYYLEVTGAHLGKVPADYRQIATLKDRARFTRPDLREREREIARLDAASERLELEVFTELRDSLAAHAEALSEAAGALSELDVLAALAEMAAASSWVRPATTTGHTHLTQARHPVVEGSLGGRFVPNDARLGEDRRTLLLTGPNMAGKSTYLRTVALCALLHQIGSFVPADRAELPIYDAIHTRIGASDDLAGGRSTFMVEMSELAAILHGVTARSLVILDEIGRGTSTLDGLAIAQAALEHLHAAGAHTLFATHYFELTRLEADLPGLINLHVAAEEVHLENGAAGSGGLTFYHQVVPGAARQSYGVEVARLAGLPGQVTTRAARLLGALSVQGDDTRLSRELATLDLGRLTPMQALETLHRWQRELNGQAVAIES, encoded by the coding sequence ATGCGGGCTCAGAACGTCCTGAAGGGAACCGGGTCGGGAGCACTCCCGCCCATGCTGGAACAGTACGTGCGGATGCGCGACGAGGTGGCCGCGCAGTTACCGCACGCCCTGCTGCTGTTTCAGGTCGGCGATTTCTACGAGACTTTCGGTGAGGACGCCGAGCGCGCCGCGCGGCTGCTGGGGCTGGCCCTGACGCACAAGAGCAGCCGGGATTTCAGTACGCCCATGGCGGGCATTCCGCTGCGCGCCCTGGACGGTCACGTGGAGCGGCTGCTGGCGGCCGGGGTGTGCGTGGCCGTGGCCGATCAGGTCGAGGAGCCGGGCAGTGGGCTGGTGGACCGCAAGGTCACGCAACTGCTCACGCCGGGCACCGTGACCGAGGAGCGGCACCTGGGCGCGGACGAGAATTACCTCGCGGCGGTCGCCACCGGGGACGGGTACGCGCTGGCGCTGCTGGACGTGTCAACCGGCGAGTTCCGCTGCGCGGCGTTCCACACGCGCCTGGCGCTGTACGACGAGCTGTCGCGCTGGCGGGCGCGGGAGGTGCTGCTGGCCCCGGAACTGTCAGGGAACGCGGCGCTGCTCGCGGACTTCCAGGCGCGCTTTCCCGTGATGCTCTCGCCCGCCACCTTCGACGAGGACGCCGCGCACGCCGAACTGCTGACCGTGCTGGGCGAGGTGTCGCCGGAACTGGCGTCGGCGGCGCTGCGCCGGGCCTGCGGGGCGGTGCTGGGCTACGCGCGCGTGACGCAGCAGGGGCGGCTGGACATGGTGCGGCGCGTGGTGCGCTTCGAGCCGGGCGCGCACATGCGCCTGCCGGACGCGGCCGTGCGGGCGCTGGAACTGTTCACCGCGCAGTCCCCGCAGGGCCGCACCCTGACCGACACGCTGGGGCACACCCGCACGGCCGGCGGGCGGCGGAGGTTGCGGGCGTGGCTGCGCGCCCCGCTGCTGGACGAACTGAGCATCCGCGCGCGACTGGACAGCGTGGAAGCCCTGACCCGCGCGCCGGACCTGCGCGGCGCGGCCCGGTCCCTGCTGTACCGCGCGCACGACCTGGAACGCCTCGCGGCGCGCGTGGCGACCCGCCGGGCCACGCCGCGCGAGGTGGCGTCCCTGGCCCGCACACTGGACCTGCTGCCCGAAGCGGCGGCCCTGCTGGACACCCAGGGCGGCCTGCTGGGCAGCGTCCGCACGCGCCTGACGGGCCTGCCGGACGTCGTGACCCGCATCCGCGCCGCACTGGTCGACGAGCCGCCCATCCGCGCGGGCGACGGCGGCCTGATCCGCGACGGCTTCCACGCCGAACTGGACGAACTGCGCGGCGCGGCCATCGGGCACCGCGCGTGGCTGGCGGAACTGGAAGTCAGCGAACGCGCCCGCACCGGCATTCCCAGCCTCAAGGTCGGCTTCAACAGCGTGTTCGGCTACTACCTGGAAGTCACGGGCGCGCACCTGGGCAAGGTCCCGGCTGACTACCGCCAGATCGCCACGCTGAAGGACCGCGCCCGCTTCACCCGCCCGGACCTGCGTGAACGCGAACGCGAGATCGCCCGCCTGGACGCCGCCAGCGAACGCCTGGAACTGGAGGTGTTCACGGAACTGCGCGACTCGCTGGCCGCGCACGCCGAGGCGCTGTCCGAGGCCGCCGGGGCCCTGAGTGAACTGGACGTACTGGCCGCCCTGGCCGAGATGGCCGCCGCGAGCAGCTGGGTGCGCCCGGCCACCACAACCGGCCACACGCACCTGACCCAGGCCCGGCACCCGGTCGTGGAAGGCAGCCTGGGCGGCCGCTTCGTCCCGAACGACGCGCGGCTGGGCGAGGACCGCCGCACCCTGCTGCTGACCGGCCCGAACATGGCCGGGAAAAGCACGTACCTGCGCACCGTCGCCCTGTGCGCCCTGCTGCACCAGATCGGATCGTTCGTGCCCGCCGACCGCGCCGAACTGCCCATCTACGACGCCATCCACACCCGCATCGGCGCCAGCGACGACCTCGCCGGGGGCCGCTCGACGTTCATGGTCGAGATGAGCGAACTGGCCGCCATCCTGCACGGCGTCACCGCCCGCAGCCTCGTCATTCTCGACGAGATCGGGCGCGGCACCAGCACCCTCGACGGCCTCGCCATCGCGCAGGCCGCGCTGGAACACCTGCACGCGGCGGGCGCGCACACGCTGTTCGCCACGCACTACTTCGAACTCACCCGCCTGGAAGCCGACCTGCCCGGCCTGATCAACCTGCACGTGGCCGCAGAAGAAGTGCACCTGGAGAACGGCGCGGCCGGCAGCGGCGGCCTGACCTTCTACCATCAGGTCGTGCCCGGCGCGGCCCGCCAGAGCTACGGCGTGGAAGTCGCCCGCCTCGCCGGACTGCCCGGCCAGGTCACCACCCGCGCCGCGAGGCTGCTGGGCGCCCTGAGCGTGCAGGGCGACGACACCCGCCTGAGCCGCGAACTCGCCACGCTGGACCTCGGCCGCCTGACCCCCATGCAGGCCCTGGAAACCCTGCACCGCTGGCAACGCGAACTGAACGGCCAGGCAGTCGCAATCGAGAGTTGA
- the mutL gene encoding DNA mismatch repair endonuclease MutL: protein MPDIHVLPAHVARLIAAGEVVSRPLDVVRELVENALDAGATRLEVDVEGGGLRLVRVRDNGSGIPAGSAGLAARRHATSKLAPDASSVDAVTTLGFRGEALWAAAQAGEVHLVTRPAAQVGACEVRACGDEVLVSRTSAPAGTTVSVRGLFAGLPARLRTQAPAAAEVREVTALLGRYMLHHPGLHWRLSVDGEVRLSHAPSDHRGAVASVYGPLSANRVLTVVADGVRGVVSRPELTRARRDRMHFSVNGRPVLAPPELERAVIDGFAELLPAGAAPLCVLDLTVAPEDHNPNVHPAKQVVALADLPGVAARVQAAVAAALASHPLARAAPALIPPAEAGSAAAANGSFPALTLLGVYQELYLLAQGEGDLWIVDAHAAHERSLFEHLTRTLEAEPPAELPEPELLHLTPEQTARLHERAATLQGWGLTLEDFGAGLARLRTVPATLAALNVPRLHEQIVEAALGDHPDPRRDVLARLACAPALKAGMLDHARGEAVLRALAACEHPWACPHGRPTVLRLSERELAHSFGRRGVRDVPRGRDAAPR from the coding sequence CTGCCCGACATTCACGTTCTCCCGGCTCACGTTGCGCGTCTGATCGCGGCGGGTGAGGTGGTGTCGCGGCCGCTGGACGTGGTGCGGGAACTGGTGGAGAACGCGCTGGACGCCGGAGCGACCCGCCTTGAGGTGGACGTGGAGGGCGGGGGGTTGCGGCTGGTGCGGGTGCGGGATAACGGGTCGGGCATTCCGGCGGGCTCGGCGGGGCTGGCGGCGCGGCGGCACGCGACGAGTAAGCTCGCGCCGGACGCGTCGTCGGTGGACGCGGTGACGACGCTGGGGTTCCGGGGTGAGGCGCTCTGGGCGGCGGCGCAGGCGGGCGAGGTGCATCTGGTGACGCGCCCGGCGGCGCAGGTGGGGGCATGCGAGGTGCGGGCCTGCGGGGATGAGGTGCTGGTGTCGCGCACGTCGGCTCCGGCGGGGACGACCGTGTCGGTGCGTGGTCTGTTCGCGGGGCTGCCGGCGCGGCTACGCACGCAGGCTCCGGCGGCGGCGGAGGTGCGGGAGGTGACGGCGCTGCTGGGCCGGTACATGCTGCATCATCCGGGGCTGCACTGGCGGCTGAGCGTGGACGGTGAGGTGCGGCTCTCGCACGCGCCCAGCGATCACCGGGGCGCGGTGGCGAGCGTGTACGGGCCGCTCAGCGCGAACCGCGTGCTGACCGTCGTGGCCGACGGCGTGCGGGGTGTGGTGTCCCGCCCGGAGTTGACGCGCGCGCGGCGGGACCGGATGCATTTCAGCGTGAACGGGCGGCCCGTGCTGGCCCCGCCGGAACTGGAGCGGGCCGTGATCGACGGCTTCGCGGAGCTGCTTCCGGCGGGCGCGGCGCCGCTGTGCGTGCTGGACCTGACGGTCGCGCCGGAGGATCACAATCCGAACGTGCATCCGGCCAAGCAGGTGGTAGCGCTGGCGGACCTGCCAGGCGTGGCGGCGCGCGTGCAGGCGGCGGTGGCGGCGGCGCTGGCCTCGCACCCCCTGGCGCGGGCGGCCCCGGCGCTGATCCCGCCAGCGGAGGCCGGGAGCGCGGCGGCCGCGAACGGGTCCTTCCCGGCGCTGACGTTGCTGGGCGTGTACCAGGAACTGTACCTGCTGGCGCAGGGCGAGGGTGACCTGTGGATCGTGGACGCACACGCCGCACACGAGCGCTCACTGTTCGAGCACCTGACCCGCACCCTGGAGGCCGAGCCGCCCGCCGAGCTGCCCGAGCCGGAACTGCTGCACCTGACGCCCGAACAGACCGCCCGCCTGCACGAGCGCGCCGCCACGCTCCAGGGCTGGGGCCTGACCCTGGAGGATTTCGGGGCGGGACTGGCGCGGCTGCGGACCGTGCCAGCCACGCTGGCGGCGCTGAACGTGCCGCGCCTGCACGAGCAGATCGTGGAAGCGGCGCTGGGAGACCACCCGGACCCGCGCCGGGACGTGCTGGCGCGGCTGGCCTGCGCGCCCGCCCTGAAGGCCGGCATGCTGGACCACGCGCGCGGCGAGGCGGTCCTGCGCGCCCTGGCGGCCTGCGAGCACCCCTGGGCCTGCCCGCACGGGCGTCCCACCGTGCTGCGCCTGAGCGAACGGGAGCTAGCGCACTCGTTCGGGCGGCGCGGCGTGCGGGACGTGCCGCGCGGCCGGGACGCCGCGCCCCGCTAG
- a CDS encoding MFS transporter: MASLLRASAVIQAYPAGFWVLWWSTLVNRLGEFVIPLLGFYLTSSAQLNVTQISVVFAMLGLGRFLSEGFSGVLIDRRGAVFTMTLALAGGAMMTVLLSYARGFTWTAAAALGFALCVSLYRPAVVTAVAELMQGPRRTRAYNLLYWVISVGAAVAPVLGGWLAGWSFRLLFWLDAATMFTAAAILFLRFPQVRRHAAPPRRTFLPRDALLWQFCLASLLFGMTYQSYKLLSVVFAQQGFTALQYGQVLAVNGVLVVLLGLPLGHLIARSNHPRWQALGALLQGLGFFGHALANTLGEHMLAVAVWSLGEIVAYSITKAIVSELGPAAQRGTYVGLVGSMAGLAALIAPLLGGALLQTLGAGGMWVVIAGLAAGAGLLLLTLEGRVRGRLLQRQQEALGSPALASR; the protein is encoded by the coding sequence GTGGCTAGCCTGTTGCGCGCGAGCGCCGTGATCCAGGCCTACCCTGCCGGCTTCTGGGTGCTGTGGTGGAGCACCCTGGTCAACCGCCTGGGAGAATTCGTCATTCCACTGCTGGGCTTCTACCTCACGTCCAGCGCGCAACTGAACGTGACGCAGATCAGCGTCGTGTTCGCCATGCTCGGCCTGGGGCGCTTCCTGTCCGAAGGTTTCAGTGGCGTGCTGATTGACCGGCGCGGCGCCGTCTTTACCATGACGCTCGCCCTGGCAGGCGGCGCCATGATGACCGTCTTGCTGTCCTACGCCCGGGGATTCACGTGGACGGCTGCGGCCGCCCTGGGCTTTGCTCTGTGCGTCTCTCTGTACCGGCCCGCAGTGGTCACGGCCGTGGCCGAACTGATGCAGGGCCCACGCCGCACCCGCGCGTACAACCTGCTGTACTGGGTGATCAGCGTCGGGGCGGCCGTCGCGCCCGTCCTGGGCGGCTGGCTGGCCGGCTGGTCCTTCCGCCTGCTGTTCTGGCTGGACGCGGCGACCATGTTCACGGCCGCAGCCATTCTGTTCCTGCGTTTCCCCCAGGTGCGCCGTCACGCGGCACCCCCACGCCGCACCTTTCTGCCGCGCGACGCGCTGCTGTGGCAGTTCTGCCTCGCGTCGCTGCTGTTCGGCATGACGTACCAGAGCTACAAGCTGCTGTCCGTGGTGTTCGCCCAGCAGGGTTTCACCGCCCTGCAGTACGGGCAGGTGCTCGCCGTGAACGGCGTCCTGGTCGTGCTGCTGGGCCTGCCGCTGGGTCACCTGATCGCCCGCAGCAACCACCCGCGCTGGCAGGCGCTGGGCGCCCTGCTCCAGGGCCTGGGCTTCTTCGGACACGCCCTAGCGAACACGCTCGGCGAGCACATGCTGGCCGTGGCCGTCTGGTCCCTGGGCGAGATCGTCGCGTACAGCATCACCAAGGCCATCGTCAGCGAACTGGGCCCCGCCGCGCAGCGCGGCACCTACGTCGGACTGGTGGGCAGCATGGCGGGTCTCGCGGCCCTGATCGCCCCACTGCTGGGCGGCGCCCTCCTACAGACGCTGGGGGCAGGCGGCATGTGGGTCGTGATCGCCGGTCTGGCGGCCGGGGCCGGGCTGCTGCTGCTGACCCTGGAAGGCCGCGTGCGGGGCCGCCTGCTACAGCGTCAGCAGGAAGCCCTGGGGTCACCCGCCCTGGCCAGCCGCTAG
- a CDS encoding flavin reductase family protein, translated as MSLHPDQSPHPTAPATRLTQTTTRLFGYYPGTVALVTAAHAGTRNVMAAGWHTALSETPPLYGVSLGRERATYPLIRASGTFGVNFLPLDRAGAIHGSGLHSAHDGTDKHALLNLPTLSEQPLALSGAYLHYTCRVTQVIPVGDHDLIVGHVQQIHFDPDAFDARGLLAAPPALYLGRSVYATLGADRLDARPDGL; from the coding sequence ATGTCCCTGCACCCCGACCAGTCCCCTCACCCCACGGCCCCCGCCACGCGGCTGACGCAGACCACCACCCGCCTCTTCGGGTACTACCCCGGCACGGTCGCGCTGGTCACGGCCGCGCACGCCGGCACGCGCAACGTCATGGCCGCCGGCTGGCACACCGCCCTGAGCGAGACGCCGCCCCTGTACGGCGTCTCGCTGGGCCGCGAGCGCGCCACGTACCCGCTGATCCGGGCGTCCGGCACGTTCGGCGTGAACTTCCTGCCGCTGGACCGCGCGGGCGCCATTCACGGCAGCGGCCTGCACAGCGCCCACGACGGCACCGACAAGCACGCCCTGCTGAACCTGCCCACCCTGAGCGAGCAGCCGCTGGCCCTGAGCGGCGCGTACCTGCACTACACCTGCCGCGTCACGCAGGTCATCCCGGTCGGGGACCACGACCTGATCGTCGGGCACGTGCAGCAGATCCACTTCGACCCGGACGCCTTCGACGCGCGTGGCCTGCTCGCGGCCCCGCCCGCCCTGTACCTGGGCCGCAGCGTGTATGCCACCCTGGGCGCTGACCGGCTGGACGCCCGCCCAGACGGGCTGTAA
- the gltX gene encoding glutamate--tRNA ligase, translating into MSVVTRIAPSPTGDPHVGTAYIGLFNHTLARQGGGKFILRVEDTDRNRYVPDSEKRIFQMMAWLGLTPDESPLQGGPNGPYRQSERFDLYGDYARGLVASGHAYYAFETSDELTALREAAQAAGHVIAVPSRDLDLAAAQARVDAGEAAVIRLRVPAEGETVVNDLLRDPIHFQNREIDDKVLLKADGFPTYHLANVVDDHLMGVTHVVRAEEWITSTPIHVLLYRAFGWNEPVFAHMPLLRNADKSKISKRKNPTSVEWYQQQGFLPEAMLNFLATMGWTHPDGLEVFDLEEFGRVFRLQDVTLGGPVFDQAKLRWYNGKYLREVLGADEVARRLHAFLAGQKTELPHDDYFRAVVRLMTPRIEVFSEFLEKTPYFWSEEYPVTEKAQAAIDGARELLPELAATLKNVPTFDAAGIKAAFAAFAEERGLKLGKVMPPVRAAVAGTMESPDLPDLLATLGRDRVVSRIVKMSS; encoded by the coding sequence ATGTCTGTCGTGACCCGCATTGCTCCGAGTCCCACGGGTGATCCCCATGTGGGCACCGCGTACATTGGCCTGTTCAACCACACCCTGGCCCGTCAGGGGGGCGGGAAGTTCATCCTGCGCGTCGAGGATACGGACCGCAACCGCTACGTGCCGGACAGCGAGAAGCGCATCTTCCAGATGATGGCGTGGCTGGGCCTGACGCCCGACGAGTCGCCGCTTCAGGGCGGCCCGAACGGCCCTTACCGTCAGAGTGAGCGCTTCGACCTGTACGGCGATTACGCGCGTGGGCTGGTTGCCAGCGGGCACGCTTATTACGCCTTCGAGACGTCCGATGAACTCACGGCGCTGCGCGAGGCGGCGCAGGCGGCCGGGCACGTGATTGCCGTGCCCAGCCGTGACCTGGACCTGGCGGCGGCGCAGGCGCGGGTGGACGCGGGCGAGGCGGCCGTGATCCGCCTGCGCGTGCCGGCGGAGGGCGAGACGGTCGTGAACGACCTGCTGCGCGACCCGATTCACTTCCAGAACCGCGAGATCGACGACAAGGTGCTCCTGAAGGCCGACGGGTTCCCCACGTACCACCTGGCGAACGTCGTGGACGATCACCTGATGGGCGTCACGCACGTCGTCCGGGCCGAGGAGTGGATCACCAGCACGCCCATTCACGTGCTGCTGTACCGCGCCTTCGGCTGGAATGAGCCGGTGTTCGCGCACATGCCTCTGCTGCGCAACGCGGATAAATCGAAGATCAGCAAGCGCAAGAACCCCACGAGCGTCGAGTGGTACCAGCAGCAGGGCTTCCTGCCCGAGGCGATGCTGAACTTCCTGGCGACGATGGGCTGGACGCACCCGGACGGCCTGGAGGTGTTCGACCTGGAGGAATTCGGGCGGGTGTTCCGCCTTCAGGACGTGACGCTGGGCGGCCCGGTGTTTGATCAGGCGAAGCTGCGCTGGTACAACGGCAAGTACCTGCGCGAGGTACTGGGCGCAGACGAGGTGGCCCGCCGCCTGCACGCCTTCCTGGCCGGGCAGAAGACCGAGTTGCCGCACGACGATTACTTCCGGGCGGTGGTACGCCTGATGACGCCCCGCATCGAGGTGTTCAGCGAGTTCCTGGAGAAAACCCCGTACTTCTGGTCCGAGGAGTACCCGGTGACCGAGAAGGCGCAGGCCGCGATTGACGGCGCGCGCGAGCTGCTGCCGGAACTGGCCGCCACCCTGAAGAACGTGCCGACCTTCGACGCGGCAGGCATCAAGGCGGCCTTCGCGGCGTTTGCCGAGGAGAGGGGGCTGAAGCTCGGGAAGGTCATGCCGCCCGTGCGCGCAGCGGTAGCAGGCACCATGGAGAGCCCGGACCTGCCGGACCTGCTGGCCACCCTGGGCCGTGACCGTGTGGTGTCCCGCATTGTTAAGATGAGTTCATGA
- a CDS encoding DUF1304 domain-containing protein, with product MNLIAAILVGLIALLHVYILVLEMFLWTTPRAMKAFGTTPEFAAQTRALAANQGLYNGFLAAGLIWGLITGSAAIQLFFLACVGVAGLYGAATANRRILFIQTVPAVLAALSVLLAR from the coding sequence ATGAACCTGATCGCCGCGATTCTGGTGGGCCTGATCGCCCTGCTGCACGTGTACATTCTGGTGCTGGAGATGTTCCTGTGGACCACCCCGCGCGCCATGAAGGCCTTCGGCACCACCCCGGAATTCGCGGCGCAGACGCGGGCGCTGGCAGCCAACCAGGGCCTGTACAACGGCTTCCTGGCGGCCGGGCTGATCTGGGGCCTGATCACGGGTTCGGCGGCCATTCAGCTGTTCTTCCTGGCGTGCGTGGGCGTGGCCGGCCTGTACGGCGCGGCCACCGCGAACCGCCGCATCCTGTTCATTCAGACGGTCCCAGCCGTGCTGGCGGCGCTGTCGGTCCTGCTGGCCCGCTGA
- a CDS encoding META domain-containing protein, which translates to MSALLTLTLAALTSLPAPTPAAPALATPTLGGTTWTLQTVQPAGSAPITPGARLTRPTLTLTGSGADLTLGGSTGCSPLSGAARLGTTGPLKTATLLLRGVQGGSSQNCPDAALSLREDYLTLLRATTRYDLSGDTLTLIAGKGRLTFRAPGASAPAPMNTGASMNTSLNGAWTALRLSAAGRDVPTSGLMSVTFDGPKVTLGGSVGCNALRGTGALLGSPARVTFGPVSSTRMACPPAQAKAETALLSLLRAPLTVTQAGSTLTLSGAAGTLTLTRGPQPAATPTPTPTAPDLAATYTLTRVNGAPAPATTRPVSLTFQDGRVGGVDGCNNVGAPYALRGTVSDGAVLSLTGPAFTTRMACPEAGVNLIGLLDRAPTMIVQGAAGRGQTLTLTVPATADAPAERWEFQAR; encoded by the coding sequence ATGAGTGCCCTGCTGACCCTGACCCTGGCCGCGCTGACCTCCCTGCCCGCCCCCACCCCGGCCGCCCCTGCACTGGCCACCCCCACCCTGGGCGGCACCACCTGGACCCTCCAGACCGTGCAGCCTGCCGGGAGCGCGCCCATCACGCCCGGCGCGCGCCTGACGCGCCCCACCCTGACCCTGACCGGTAGCGGCGCGGACCTGACGCTGGGCGGCAGCACTGGCTGCAGCCCCCTAAGCGGCGCGGCCCGCCTGGGCACCACCGGCCCGCTGAAGACGGCCACGCTGCTGCTGCGCGGCGTGCAGGGCGGCAGCAGCCAGAACTGCCCGGACGCGGCCCTGAGCCTGCGCGAGGATTACCTGACGCTGCTGCGCGCCACCACCCGCTACGACCTGAGCGGCGACACCCTGACCCTGATCGCCGGCAAGGGCCGCCTGACCTTCCGCGCACCGGGAGCCAGCGCCCCGGCACCCATGAACACCGGAGCGAGCATGAACACCAGCCTGAACGGCGCCTGGACCGCCCTGCGCCTGAGTGCCGCGGGCCGCGACGTGCCCACCAGCGGCCTGATGAGCGTGACCTTCGACGGCCCGAAGGTCACGCTGGGTGGATCGGTCGGCTGCAACGCCCTGCGCGGTACCGGCGCGCTGCTGGGCAGCCCGGCCCGCGTGACCTTCGGGCCGGTCAGTTCGACCCGCATGGCCTGCCCGCCCGCCCAGGCGAAGGCGGAAACGGCCCTGCTCAGCCTGCTGCGCGCACCCCTGACCGTCACGCAGGCGGGCAGCACCCTGACCCTGAGCGGCGCGGCCGGCACCCTGACCCTGACGCGCGGCCCCCAGCCCGCCGCGACCCCGACTCCCACGCCCACCGCTCCGGACCTGGCCGCCACGTACACCCTGACCCGCGTGAACGGCGCGCCGGCCCCGGCCACCACCCGGCCCGTCAGCCTGACCTTCCAGGACGGCCGGGTGGGCGGCGTGGACGGCTGCAACAACGTCGGCGCGCCCTACGCCCTGCGCGGCACTGTGTCGGACGGTGCCGTGCTGAGCCTGACCGGCCCGGCCTTCACGACCCGCATGGCCTGCCCGGAAGCCGGCGTGAACCTGATCGGCCTGCTGGACCGCGCGCCCACCATGATCGTGCAGGGCGCCGCAGGGCGGGGACAGACCCTGACCCTGACGGTGCCCGCCACGGCCGACGCTCCCGCCGAACGCTGGGAATTCCAGGCCCGCTGA
- a CDS encoding cobalamin B12-binding domain-containing protein has protein sequence MTQDRRIRVLIAKPGMDGHDRGAKVVARALRDAGMEVIYTGLRQTAEMIVNAAVQEDVDAIGLSVLSGAHMHYFREVMTLLREQDAQDIIVFGGGIIPDQDLPTLAELGVGRVFTPGASTEDAATYLRGAVQARWQAQGEA, from the coding sequence ATGACACAGGACCGCCGAATTAGAGTACTGATCGCCAAACCCGGCATGGACGGCCACGACCGTGGCGCGAAGGTCGTGGCGCGCGCGCTGCGTGACGCGGGCATGGAGGTCATCTACACCGGCCTGCGCCAGACCGCCGAGATGATCGTGAACGCCGCCGTGCAGGAGGACGTGGACGCCATCGGCCTGAGCGTCCTGTCCGGCGCGCACATGCACTACTTCCGGGAGGTCATGACCCTGCTGCGCGAACAGGACGCGCAGGACATCATCGTGTTCGGGGGCGGCATCATCCCGGATCAGGACCTGCCCACCCTGGCGGAACTGGGCGTGGGGCGCGTGTTCACGCCCGGTGCCAGTACCGAGGACGCCGCCACGTACCTGCGCGGCGCGGTGCAGGCCCGCTGGCAGGCGCAGGGCGAGGCGTGA
- a CDS encoding MFS transporter — protein MSDAALPRPALNVGQLAPLYSAQALATGATTVSTVLASLIMSGLHFETLVGLPSTLISTSAALSAGAFGALMLRRGRRTGLSAAFTLGALGAGVGFVGARFALLPVFLLGACLMGAAQGGYQQARYAAAESVPDDRRGTALGALMLMSVLGSFLMTGASRPIETLGAALGSTPEVAGWLVGGVLLGAAALLIRLWRPAAPAALPAQTTAAPAKLTVREAFAIPGVRSTALALATAQGLMVTLMSLTPLRAHHMGMDHGAVAALISGHILGMFGFGWLTGPLIDRLGLRFGYVSGALLLAAAALSAPLSGAAWLAVSMFLLGLSWNLAFVAGSKSLTRFPAAQGVTDGLGYVAAGVGTALGGVIIARAGFPVLAGACAVLALLPLISAWRVRAA, from the coding sequence ATGAGTGACGCCGCGCTGCCCCGCCCCGCCCTGAACGTGGGGCAGTTGGCCCCGCTGTACTCCGCGCAGGCACTGGCGACCGGCGCGACCACCGTCAGCACCGTGCTGGCCAGCCTGATCATGAGCGGCCTGCACTTCGAGACGCTGGTGGGCCTGCCCAGCACCCTGATCAGCACGTCGGCGGCGCTGTCCGCCGGGGCGTTCGGGGCGCTGATGCTCCGCCGGGGCCGCCGCACCGGCCTGAGCGCCGCGTTCACGCTGGGCGCACTCGGGGCCGGCGTGGGCTTCGTGGGCGCCCGCTTTGCGCTGCTGCCGGTATTCCTGCTGGGCGCGTGCCTGATGGGCGCGGCGCAGGGCGGCTACCAGCAGGCCCGCTACGCCGCCGCCGAGAGCGTCCCCGACGACCGGCGCGGCACGGCGCTGGGCGCACTGATGCTCATGAGCGTGCTCGGGTCGTTCCTGATGACCGGCGCGTCCCGGCCCATCGAGACCCTCGGCGCGGCGCTGGGCAGCACCCCGGAAGTCGCCGGATGGCTGGTCGGCGGCGTGCTGCTGGGCGCGGCGGCCCTGCTGATCCGCCTGTGGCGCCCCGCCGCACCGGCCGCGCTACCCGCCCAGACCACGGCCGCACCCGCGAAACTGACGGTCCGGGAGGCCTTCGCCATTCCCGGCGTGCGCAGCACCGCGCTGGCCCTGGCAACCGCGCAGGGCCTGATGGTCACCCTGATGAGCCTCACGCCGCTGCGGGCGCACCACATGGGCATGGATCACGGCGCAGTCGCCGCGCTGATCAGCGGGCACATCCTGGGCATGTTCGGCTTCGGCTGGCTGACCGGACCCCTGATCGACCGGCTGGGCCTGCGTTTCGGGTACGTCAGCGGCGCGCTGCTGCTGGCCGCCGCCGCCCTGAGCGCCCCCCTGAGCGGCGCGGCGTGGCTGGCCGTCAGCATGTTCCTGCTGGGCCTCAGCTGGAACCTCGCGTTCGTGGCGGGCAGCAAGTCCCTGACCCGCTTCCCGGCCGCACAGGGCGTCACGGACGGCCTGGGGTACGTCGCGGCGGGCGTGGGCACCGCGCTGGGCGGCGTGATCATCGCCCGCGCCGGCTTCCCCGTGCTGGCCGGGGCCTGCGCCGTCCTGGCGCTGCTGCCGCTGATCAGCGCGTGGCGGGTCCGGGCTGCCTGA